Proteins from a single region of Hordeum vulgare subsp. vulgare chromosome 6H, MorexV3_pseudomolecules_assembly, whole genome shotgun sequence:
- the LOC123405125 gene encoding ethylene-responsive transcription factor 1-like codes for MCGGASLEDAKVPVVARKVTGATLWTEKKKPRQGGGGGRRFTGLGGCRGLGRDDNEEDFEADFQEFKAYSGDSDLELRRSRVDEKDDDDEVVEIKPFAVVKRPLSQDGLSTMTTAGFDGPSAKRKRKNQFRGIRQRPWGKWAAEIRDPSKGVRVWLGTFNSAEAAARAYDVEARRIRGKKAKVNFPEEPATPQKRRARPAPPKAPKPSATQEPAVNNLANPSAFVYPSADFASNQPLALPYNMSFVPAMNSAAPVEASVMNLYSDQGSNSVGFSDLVWDFDTKTPDISPIAPISTTAEGAESALVQSDAYNPVVIAEVPESVLVQSNTYNSVVPPVMENNDADSEPWMKFLSDDGMDESIDSLLNFGVPQDVIGNMDLWSFDDMPICGELC; via the exons ATGTGCGGTGGAGCGTCCCTTGAGGATGCCAAGGTTCCGGTTGTGGCGCGGAAGGTGACTGGGGCGACGCTATGGACCGAGAAGAAGAAGCCCCggcagggcggcggcgggggccggcGCTTCACGGGGCTTGGTGGGTGCAGGGGACTTGGTCGGGATGACAACGAGGAGGACTTCGAGGCTGACTTTCAAGAGTTCAAGGCCTACTCCGGGGACTCCGACCTGGAGCTCAGGCGCAGTAGAGTGGATgagaaggatgacgacgacgaggtcgTTGAGATCAAGCCCTTCGCTGTCGTCAAGAGGCCCCTCTCCCAAG ATGGCTTAAGCACCATGACTACTGCTGGTTTTGATGGTCCTTCAGCAAAAAGGAAGAGAAAGAACCAATTCAGGGGTATCCGTCAGCGCCCCTGGGGTAAGTGGGCTGCTGAAATCAGAGATCCTAGCAAGGGTGTTCGTGTCTGGCTTGGTACTTTCAACAGTGCTGAAGCTGCTGCAAGAGCTTATGATGTTGAAGCACGCAGGATCCGTGGCAAGAAAGCCAAGGTTAACTTTCCAGAGGAACCAGCAACTCCTCAAAAGCGTCGTGCTCGCCCTGCTCCTCCTAAAGCACCCAAGCCAAGCGCAACACAGGAACCTGCAGTCAACAACCTTGCCAACCCAAGTGCTTTCGTCTACCCATCTGCTGACTTTGCATCAAACCAGCCACTTGCTCTGCCTTACAACATGTCATTTGTTCCTGCAATGAACTCTGCTGCCCCTGTTGAAGCCTCTGTTATGAATCTGTACTCTGACCAGGGAAGCAACTCCGTTGGCTTCTCTGACCTGGTCTGGGATTTTGACACCAAGACTCCAGATATATCACCCATTGCTCCCATTTCTACCACTGCTGAAGGAGCGGAATCTGCACTTGTTCAGAGTGACGCCTACAACCCAGTGGTGATTGCTGAAGTACCTGAATCTGTACTTGTCCAGAGTAACACCTACAACTCAGTGGTGCCTCCTGTTATGGAGAACAATGATGCCGATTCCGAGCCTTggatgaagtttctttcggatgatGGCATGGACGAGTCGATTGACAGCCTTCTGAACTTTGGTGTGCCTCAGGATGTCATTGGCAACATGGACCTTTGGAGCTTCGATGACATGCCCATCTGTGGAGAATTATGCTGA